A single region of the Streptomyces sp. NBC_00236 genome encodes:
- a CDS encoding ATP-binding protein, with translation MSTTRQHPPGDLGREPEGAGVGARADAGIRADADTRVPSAAHVEPAGRQWRTLSLREATGIVPTARDFARQALHDWGWLPASTADRRAAAEDVLLVVSELVTNACLHADGPDELRIACTPKALRVEVADGGAGQPAPRTPHRAGRPGGHGMFIVQRLCLDWGVVRVPGEPGKTVWAELAAPV, from the coding sequence ATGAGCACCACCCGGCAGCATCCGCCGGGCGACCTCGGCCGCGAGCCGGAGGGCGCAGGCGTGGGTGCACGCGCCGACGCGGGCATCCGCGCGGACGCGGATACCCGCGTTCCCTCCGCCGCGCACGTGGAGCCCGCGGGGCGGCAGTGGCGCACGCTGTCACTGCGGGAGGCCACCGGCATCGTGCCGACGGCCCGCGATTTCGCCCGCCAGGCGCTCCATGACTGGGGCTGGCTCCCCGCCTCGACCGCCGACCGCCGTGCCGCCGCCGAGGATGTCCTGCTGGTCGTCTCCGAGCTGGTCACCAACGCCTGTCTGCACGCGGACGGCCCCGACGAGCTCCGCATCGCCTGCACGCCGAAGGCGCTGCGGGTGGAGGTCGCCGACGGCGGTGCCGGACAGCCCGCTCCCCGTACCCCGCACCGCGCCGGACGGCCCGGTGGTCACGGCATGTTCATCGTGCAGCGGCTCTGCCTGGACTGGGGAGTCGTACGGGTGCCGGGTGAGCCGGGCAAGACCGTCTGGGCGGAGCTGGCCGCCCCCGTGTAG
- a CDS encoding STAS domain-containing protein encodes MDRGTVGSANRGRLQVETRTEGRSEVVTPVGELDHHTADLLREPLEHAVEQGRVRLVVDCSQLEFCDSTGLNVLLGARLKAEAAGGGVHLAGMLPVVARVFEITGAEAVFTVHDSLEEALHT; translated from the coding sequence ATGGACCGCGGGACGGTCGGCAGCGCGAACCGGGGTCGGCTTCAGGTCGAGACCCGGACCGAGGGCCGCAGTGAGGTTGTGACGCCGGTGGGTGAGCTGGATCACCACACGGCGGACCTGCTGCGCGAGCCCTTGGAGCACGCCGTCGAGCAGGGGCGAGTGCGCCTGGTGGTCGACTGCTCGCAACTCGAATTCTGTGATTCCACCGGGCTCAATGTGCTGCTCGGTGCCCGCCTCAAGGCGGAGGCGGCCGGGGGAGGGGTCCATTTGGCCGGAATGCTGCCGGTGGTGGCACGGGTCTTCGAGATCACCGGGGCCGAGGCGGTATTCACCGTCCACGACTCCCTCGAAGAGGCCCTGCATACCTGA
- a CDS encoding RNA polymerase sigma factor SigF gives MSPRLDEPRTHNATSACPQGLTESDSPAAAVLDGTRNSTTSSGSDTSSTEDNRSTEGVTGLEGLPEIPPYSEVGPVDARALSKTLFARLESLEEGTHEYSYVRNTLVELNLALVKFAASRFRSRSEPMEDIIQVGTIGLIKAIDRFELSRGVEFPTFAMPTIIGEIKRFFRDTSWSVRVPRRLQELRLDLAKAGDELAQQLDRSPTVGELADRLGITHDEVVEGMAASNAYTASSLDAKPEEDENEGALADRIGYEDHGLEGIEYVESLKPLIASLPGRDRTILSLRFVANMTQSEIGEELGISQMHVSRLLSRTLVKLRKGLTLEE, from the coding sequence ATGTCACCCCGGCTCGACGAACCGCGTACCCACAACGCGACGTCAGCATGTCCTCAGGGACTGACCGAATCAGACTCCCCTGCTGCGGCCGTCCTGGACGGCACGCGCAACAGCACCACCAGCAGTGGCAGTGACACCAGCAGTACCGAAGACAACCGCAGCACCGAAGGCGTGACCGGTCTCGAAGGACTTCCCGAGATCCCGCCCTACTCCGAAGTGGGGCCCGTGGATGCCAGGGCCTTGTCGAAGACGCTCTTCGCCCGGCTGGAGTCCCTCGAAGAGGGCACGCACGAGTACTCCTACGTGCGCAACACGCTCGTCGAACTGAACCTGGCCCTGGTCAAGTTCGCCGCCTCCCGGTTCCGCTCGCGCAGCGAACCGATGGAGGACATCATCCAGGTCGGCACCATCGGCCTGATCAAGGCGATCGACCGGTTCGAACTCAGCCGCGGCGTCGAGTTCCCGACCTTCGCGATGCCGACCATCATCGGCGAGATCAAGCGCTTCTTCCGCGACACCAGCTGGTCCGTGCGCGTACCGCGCCGCCTGCAGGAGCTGCGACTCGACCTGGCCAAGGCGGGCGACGAGCTCGCCCAGCAGCTGGACCGCTCGCCCACTGTGGGCGAGCTCGCCGACCGCCTCGGCATCACCCACGACGAGGTCGTCGAGGGGATGGCCGCGAGCAACGCGTACACCGCGAGCTCGCTGGACGCCAAGCCCGAGGAGGACGAGAACGAGGGCGCGCTGGCCGACCGGATCGGCTACGAGGACCACGGACTCGAAGGCATCGAGTACGTGGAGTCCCTGAAGCCGCTGATCGCCTCGCTGCCGGGCCGCGACCGGACGATCCTCTCGCTCCGGTTCGTCGCCAACATGACGCAGTCGGAGATCGGCGAGGAGCTCGGCATCTCGCAGATGCATGTGTCGCGGCTGCTCTCCCGCACCCTGGTCAAGCTCCGCAAGGGACTGACCCTGGAGGAATGA
- the hutI gene encoding imidazolonepropionase: protein MTTTAITHISALVTNDPSLGDSSPLGLIQDAAVVIEGDRVVWTGESSKAPATDNAVDVGGRAVIPGFVDSHSHLVFAGDRTQEFNARMSGRAYSAGGIRTTVAATRAATDEELSANVARYLAEALRQGTTTFETKSGYGLTVDDEARALRIAARHTDEVTFLGAHIVSPDYADDPAGYVDLVTGPMLDACAPYARWIDVFCEKGAFDGDQARTILTAGRAKGLHPRVHANQLGHGPGVQLAVELDAASADHCTHLTDADVDALAQSETVATLLPGAEFSTRAAWPDARRLLDAGATVALSTDCNPGSSFTSSVPFCIALAVRDMGMTPDEALWSATAGGAAALRRDDIGRLAPGARADLVVLDAPSHVHLAYRPGVPLVHEVWRRGERVVAPHRGRGAVEGSDRA, encoded by the coding sequence ATGACGACGACCGCGATCACCCACATCTCCGCACTGGTCACCAACGACCCCTCCCTCGGCGACAGTTCCCCCCTCGGACTGATCCAGGACGCGGCCGTCGTCATCGAGGGCGACCGGGTCGTCTGGACCGGTGAATCAAGCAAAGCACCCGCCACTGACAACGCCGTCGACGTGGGCGGCCGGGCCGTGATCCCGGGCTTCGTCGACTCCCACTCCCACCTCGTCTTCGCGGGCGACCGCACCCAGGAGTTCAACGCCCGGATGTCCGGCCGCGCCTACAGCGCGGGCGGCATCAGGACCACGGTCGCCGCCACCCGGGCCGCGACCGACGAGGAGCTCTCCGCCAACGTCGCCCGCTACCTCGCCGAGGCGCTGCGCCAGGGCACCACGACGTTCGAGACCAAGTCCGGCTACGGCCTCACCGTCGATGACGAGGCCCGCGCCCTGCGCATCGCCGCCCGCCACACCGACGAGGTCACCTTCCTCGGCGCCCACATCGTCTCCCCGGACTACGCGGACGATCCGGCCGGGTACGTCGACCTGGTCACCGGCCCGATGCTCGACGCCTGCGCCCCGTACGCCCGTTGGATCGACGTCTTCTGCGAGAAGGGCGCCTTCGACGGCGACCAGGCCCGGACGATCCTGACCGCGGGGCGCGCGAAGGGCCTCCACCCACGGGTCCACGCCAACCAGCTCGGACACGGTCCCGGCGTCCAGCTCGCCGTCGAGCTCGACGCGGCGTCCGCCGACCACTGCACCCACCTCACCGACGCCGACGTCGACGCCCTGGCCCAGTCGGAGACCGTCGCCACGCTGCTCCCCGGCGCCGAGTTCTCCACCCGGGCCGCCTGGCCCGACGCCCGCCGCCTGCTCGACGCGGGGGCCACCGTCGCACTCTCCACCGACTGCAACCCGGGCTCCTCGTTCACCTCGTCCGTGCCGTTCTGCATCGCCCTCGCCGTCCGGGACATGGGCATGACCCCCGACGAGGCGCTCTGGTCCGCCACGGCGGGTGGCGCGGCCGCCCTGCGTCGCGACGACATCGGCCGGCTCGCCCCCGGCGCGCGCGCCGACCTGGTGGTCCTCGACGCCCCCAGCCACGTCCACCTCGCCTACCGGCCGGGCGTCCCGCTGGTCCACGAGGTCTGGCGGCGCGGCGAGCGGGTCGTGGCACCCCACCGCGGCCGAGGGGCCGTCGAGGGATCCGACCGGGCCTGA
- a CDS encoding formimidoylglutamate deiminase, with translation MPLTTEVTEATGRPVTVTYWLSHAWLGTHVEPDVVLEVSGGRIAGVRTGVGAPPPGATVLRGLTLPGLANAHSHAFHRALRSTVQVGSGTFWTWRETMYQVASRLTPDTYYDLARAVYAEMALAGITAVGEFHYLHHAPGGVPYDNPNAMGEALIAAAREAGIRITLLDTAYLAAGFGRRPSQYQQPDRHQLRFSDTTADAWAERAGLLKGDDNTLIGAAVHSVRAVPADQLATVARWAEERHAPLHVHLSEQTAENDACLAAHGRTPTRLLADHGVLGPRTTGVHNTHLTGEDIELIGSTATGTCMCPTTERDLADGIGPAVALQRAGSPLSLGSDSHAVIDLFEEARAMELNERLRTRTRGHWTAAALLRAASADGHAALGRPDAGVLEPGAPADLVTVALDSVRTAGPVPRLAAETAVFAASAADVRHTVVAGRHLVRDGHHASVDDVPGALARAIAALHH, from the coding sequence GTGCCGCTGACGACGGAAGTGACGGAGGCGACGGGCAGGCCCGTCACCGTGACGTACTGGCTCTCCCACGCCTGGCTCGGCACCCATGTCGAGCCGGACGTGGTCCTGGAGGTGTCCGGCGGGCGGATTGCCGGGGTGCGGACCGGCGTCGGCGCCCCGCCGCCCGGCGCGACCGTGCTGCGCGGGCTCACGCTGCCCGGTCTCGCCAACGCCCACTCGCACGCCTTCCACCGGGCCCTGCGCTCCACCGTCCAGGTCGGCTCCGGCACCTTCTGGACCTGGCGCGAGACCATGTACCAGGTCGCGTCCCGGCTCACCCCCGACACGTACTACGACCTGGCCCGTGCCGTGTACGCCGAGATGGCGCTGGCCGGCATCACCGCGGTCGGCGAATTCCACTATCTGCACCACGCGCCGGGCGGCGTCCCGTACGACAACCCGAACGCGATGGGTGAGGCCCTGATCGCGGCCGCCCGCGAGGCCGGAATCCGGATCACCCTGCTGGACACCGCCTATCTCGCCGCCGGATTCGGCCGCAGGCCCTCCCAGTACCAGCAGCCCGACCGGCACCAGTTGCGCTTCTCTGACACGACCGCCGACGCCTGGGCGGAGCGCGCCGGTCTCCTCAAGGGTGACGACAACACCCTGATCGGCGCGGCAGTCCACTCCGTGCGGGCCGTTCCCGCCGATCAGCTGGCCACCGTCGCCCGGTGGGCCGAGGAGCGGCACGCCCCGCTGCACGTCCACCTCTCCGAGCAGACCGCGGAGAACGACGCCTGCCTCGCCGCCCACGGCCGCACCCCCACCCGGCTCCTCGCCGACCACGGGGTCCTCGGCCCGCGCACCACCGGCGTCCACAACACCCACCTCACCGGCGAGGACATCGAGCTCATCGGCTCGACGGCGACCGGCACCTGCATGTGCCCGACCACCGAACGCGACCTGGCCGACGGCATCGGCCCGGCCGTGGCCCTCCAGCGCGCCGGATCGCCGCTCTCGCTGGGCAGCGACAGCCACGCCGTGATCGACCTCTTCGAAGAGGCCCGAGCGATGGAGCTCAACGAGCGCCTGCGGACCCGCACCCGAGGCCACTGGACGGCCGCCGCACTGCTGCGTGCCGCCTCCGCCGACGGCCACGCCGCACTCGGCAGGCCGGACGCGGGCGTCCTCGAACCCGGTGCCCCCGCCGACCTCGTGACCGTCGCCCTCGACTCCGTCAGAACAGCGGGGCCGGTGCCACGGCTGGCAGCCGAAACAGCGGTATTCGCCGCCTCCGCCGCCGATGTGCGCCACACCGTGGTCGCGGGCCGGCACCTCGTCCGCGACGGACATCACGCGTCGGTCGACGACGTCCCCGGAGCGCTCGCGCGAGCCATCGCGGCCCTGCACCACTGA
- a CDS encoding allantoate amidohydrolase: MWASLRNIGRNAESGGYRRYAWTGADADCRLWFRMQAEARGLDVEVDRNGNQWAWRGDPLAGDAVVTGSHLDSVPDGGAFDGPLGVVSSFAALDELRRRGVEFTRPLAITNFGDEEGARFGLACVGSRLAAGQLTVEAAHRLRDGDGITLPQAMEAAGYDPDAIGPDPERLARIGAFVELHVEQGRALDLSGDPVGIASAIWPHGRWRFDFRGEANHAGTTRLADRRDPMLTYAETVLAARREAELAGALATFGKIAVEPNGVNAIPSLVRGWLDSRAADQDTLDTVVAGIERAAREHAERAGIDLDVVRESFTPVVEFEHALRDELGALLKGSALRDTGRDVPVLGTGAGHDAGILSASVPTAMLFVRNPTGISHSPAEYAAEDDCVAGVIALADVLEGLACR, encoded by the coding sequence ATGTGGGCGTCGTTGCGGAACATCGGCCGCAACGCCGAGTCCGGCGGCTACCGGCGCTACGCCTGGACCGGGGCCGACGCCGACTGCCGCCTCTGGTTCCGGATGCAGGCCGAGGCCCGCGGCCTCGACGTCGAGGTGGACCGCAACGGCAATCAGTGGGCCTGGCGCGGCGACCCCCTCGCGGGTGACGCCGTCGTCACCGGCTCGCATCTCGACTCCGTGCCGGACGGTGGTGCCTTCGACGGGCCGCTCGGCGTCGTCTCCTCCTTCGCCGCGCTCGATGAACTCCGCCGCAGGGGAGTGGAGTTCACCCGGCCGCTGGCGATCACCAACTTCGGTGACGAGGAAGGGGCCCGCTTCGGCCTCGCCTGCGTCGGCTCCCGGCTCGCCGCCGGGCAGCTGACCGTCGAGGCCGCGCACCGGCTGCGCGACGGTGACGGCATCACCCTGCCGCAGGCCATGGAGGCGGCCGGGTACGACCCCGACGCCATCGGCCCGGACCCCGAACGGCTCGCCCGTATCGGCGCGTTCGTCGAACTCCACGTCGAGCAGGGCCGCGCCCTCGACCTGAGCGGTGACCCGGTCGGCATCGCCTCCGCGATCTGGCCGCACGGCCGCTGGCGCTTCGACTTCCGGGGCGAGGCCAACCATGCGGGCACCACCCGGCTCGCCGACCGCCGCGACCCGATGCTCACGTACGCCGAGACGGTGCTCGCGGCCCGCCGGGAGGCCGAACTGGCCGGAGCGCTGGCCACCTTCGGCAAGATCGCCGTCGAGCCGAACGGTGTCAACGCCATCCCCTCGCTCGTGCGCGGCTGGCTCGACTCCCGCGCCGCCGACCAGGACACCCTGGACACGGTCGTCGCCGGCATCGAGCGGGCCGCCCGGGAACACGCCGAGCGGGCCGGGATCGACCTCGACGTCGTACGGGAGTCCTTCACGCCCGTCGTGGAGTTCGAGCACGCCCTGCGTGACGAGCTGGGCGCGCTCCTGAAGGGGTCGGCCCTCCGCGACACCGGGCGCGACGTCCCCGTACTCGGCACCGGAGCCGGACACGACGCGGGTATTTTGTCCGCTTCGGTCCCTACCGCCATGCTGTTCGTACGGAACCCCACCGGGATCTCGCACTCGCCGGCCGAGTACGCCGCCGAGGACGACTGCGTGGCCGGGGTGATCGCACTCGCCGACGTACTGGAAGGTCTCGCGTGCCGCTGA
- the hutU gene encoding urocanate hydratase: MSGPRPVRAPRGTELSALGWQQEAALRMLQNNLDPEVAEHPDKLVVYGGTGKAARDWRSFDAMVRTLRTLKQDETMLVQSGRPVGVMQTHEWAPRVLIANSNLVGDWANWEEFRRLEALGLTMYGQMTAGSWIYIGTQGILQGTYETFAAVAAKKFGGTLAGTITLTAGLGGMGGAQPLAVTMNDGVAICIDCDPRAIERRIEHRFLDVQADNLEHALQLATEARDARRPLSIGLLGNAAELLPRMLAEGAPVDIVTDQTSAHDPLAYLPLGVDFDDMADYATEKPADFTLRARESMAKHVEAMVGFMDAGAEVFDYGNSIRGEAQLAGYGRAFDFPGFVPAYIRPLFCEGKGPFRWAALSGEASDIHKTDKAMLELFPENESLHRWIKMAGERVHFQGLPARICWLGQGERDKAGERFNDMVARGDLVAPLAIGRDHLDCGSVASPYRETEAMLDGSDAIADWPLLNAMVNVASGASWVSIHHGGGVGMGRSIHAGQVTVADGTKLAGEKIRRVLTNDPGMGVIRHVDAGYDIAESVAAERGVRVPMREGGPDGTSTAADTDGTAASRTSTAAGTDGTAA, translated from the coding sequence ATGTCAGGACCCCGCCCCGTACGGGCACCGCGCGGTACCGAACTGAGCGCCCTGGGATGGCAGCAGGAAGCCGCGCTGCGCATGCTGCAGAACAACCTCGACCCCGAGGTCGCCGAGCACCCCGACAAGCTCGTCGTCTACGGCGGCACGGGCAAGGCGGCCCGGGACTGGCGCTCGTTCGACGCGATGGTCCGCACGCTGCGGACGCTCAAGCAGGACGAGACGATGCTCGTGCAGTCGGGGCGGCCGGTCGGTGTCATGCAGACGCACGAGTGGGCCCCGCGGGTCCTGATCGCCAACTCCAACCTGGTCGGCGACTGGGCGAACTGGGAGGAGTTCCGCCGCCTCGAGGCGCTCGGGCTCACCATGTACGGCCAGATGACCGCCGGTTCGTGGATCTACATCGGCACGCAGGGCATCCTCCAGGGCACGTACGAGACGTTCGCCGCCGTCGCCGCGAAGAAGTTCGGCGGCACGCTGGCCGGGACGATCACGCTGACCGCCGGTCTCGGCGGGATGGGCGGTGCCCAGCCGCTCGCCGTGACGATGAACGACGGCGTCGCGATCTGCATCGACTGCGACCCGCGCGCCATCGAGCGCCGCATCGAGCACCGCTTCCTGGACGTGCAGGCGGACAACCTGGAGCACGCGCTCCAGCTGGCCACCGAGGCGAGGGACGCCCGCCGGCCGCTCTCCATCGGACTGCTCGGCAACGCGGCGGAGCTGCTGCCCCGGATGCTCGCCGAGGGCGCCCCGGTCGACATCGTCACCGACCAGACCAGCGCGCACGACCCGCTGGCCTACCTGCCGCTCGGCGTCGACTTCGACGACATGGCCGACTACGCCACCGAGAAGCCCGCCGACTTCACCCTGCGCGCCCGTGAGTCGATGGCGAAGCACGTCGAGGCGATGGTCGGCTTCATGGACGCCGGTGCTGAGGTCTTCGACTACGGCAACTCGATCCGCGGCGAGGCCCAGCTCGCCGGGTACGGGCGGGCCTTCGACTTCCCCGGCTTCGTGCCCGCCTACATCCGGCCGCTGTTCTGCGAGGGCAAGGGCCCGTTCCGCTGGGCGGCGCTCTCCGGTGAGGCCTCCGACATCCACAAGACCGACAAGGCGATGCTGGAGCTCTTCCCGGAGAACGAGTCGCTGCACCGCTGGATCAAGATGGCCGGTGAGCGCGTCCACTTCCAGGGACTGCCCGCCCGCATCTGCTGGCTCGGCCAGGGCGAGCGCGACAAGGCCGGCGAGCGCTTCAACGACATGGTCGCGCGTGGCGATCTGGTCGCCCCGCTGGCCATCGGCCGTGACCACCTGGACTGCGGCTCGGTCGCCTCGCCGTACCGCGAGACCGAAGCCATGCTCGACGGATCCGACGCGATCGCCGACTGGCCGCTGCTGAACGCCATGGTCAACGTGGCGTCCGGGGCCTCCTGGGTCTCCATCCACCACGGGGGCGGGGTCGGCATGGGACGCTCCATCCACGCCGGACAGGTCACCGTCGCCGACGGCACGAAGCTGGCGGGCGAGAAGATCCGCCGGGTGCTGACCAACGACCCGGGCATGGGCGTCATCCGGCACGTCGACGCCGGCTACGACATCGCGGAGTCGGTCGCCGCGGAGCGCGGGGTCAGGGTCCCGATGCGCGAGGGCGGCCCGGACGGCACGAGCACCGCGGCGGACACGGACGGGACCGCCGCATCCCGCACGAGCACCGCGGCAGGCACGGACGGGACCGCCGCGTGA